One genomic region from Alteromonas pelagimontana encodes:
- a CDS encoding heavy metal translocating P-type ATPase, with protein MPSTVPNQCYHCGLANDASQHFEAVVLGETRQFCCPGCQAVAQAIVDNGLEDYYQFRTEPATQNDYALESRLSQLKVFDEPALQEEFVFDEGKHKQIQLTIEGITCAACGWLIEKQLAKVAGITQVSVNVAERRSAISWAPEAISLSQILLALKKVGYQGLPFHPDQHEASFKKEQKSFLKKLGLAGLMTMQVMMLMAGLYFDLFGNMEAETKQYFYWIALVLTTPVVLYSGSVFYLGAIKAISAKTVNMEVPVTLAIFGAYIAGIRATLLEQGEVYFESICMFIFLLLLSRFLEHRGRHKAAQISANMMQYIPVTATVLSDDQTLTQCLAKTLTVGQVVLVKPGETIPIDGTVLSGQTSVDESMLTGEFNPVHKKEGSGVFGGTVNQSGSLTIQVTQTLKHALVNQIIRLQSTAMATKPKAARMADTVSRYFVVAVLVVAAGTFTFWHLQGNDHAFWITISVLVATCPCALGLATPSALTCAMAKLNRNGILLKRADALEQITDVDTITLDKTGTLTEGKFSITHSWFAEPEHQQYIMRVAATLESRSEHPIALAFHDSTLFAIEDFAVTSGYGVSGVVDGQRYQLGSARFGPLVETEWSFAPNVFLFNEQGCVAAFQVTDAVKHDAKDVITELNDKSLILLSGDSQQNVEHIAKLLNIPEAVGNQTPEQKYRFVEERQRQGRRVMMLGDGINDAPVLASADVAVAVGNATDIAKSAADVILLGEHLTSLPRLFRVAEKTQQTIKQNIGWAIAYNLLVLPFAISGILTPWMAVVGMSASSIIVVTNSTRLLK; from the coding sequence ATGCCCAGCACAGTTCCCAACCAATGCTACCATTGCGGTTTAGCCAATGATGCCTCGCAACATTTCGAAGCGGTAGTCTTAGGAGAAACCCGCCAGTTTTGTTGCCCGGGATGCCAGGCGGTGGCGCAGGCTATTGTTGATAATGGTTTAGAAGATTATTACCAGTTCAGAACGGAGCCTGCCACGCAAAATGATTACGCTCTGGAATCGCGACTTTCGCAACTTAAAGTCTTTGATGAGCCCGCATTACAAGAAGAGTTTGTGTTTGACGAAGGAAAGCATAAACAAATTCAATTGACGATAGAAGGCATTACCTGCGCTGCCTGTGGATGGCTCATTGAAAAACAATTGGCAAAAGTAGCGGGAATTACACAGGTTTCTGTCAACGTAGCCGAGCGCCGATCAGCGATTAGCTGGGCACCCGAGGCTATTTCTCTTAGCCAGATTCTACTGGCTTTAAAAAAGGTGGGTTATCAAGGCCTGCCATTTCATCCTGATCAACATGAAGCTTCTTTTAAAAAGGAGCAAAAAAGCTTTCTTAAAAAATTAGGCCTGGCAGGTTTAATGACGATGCAGGTCATGATGCTGATGGCGGGTTTGTATTTCGACTTATTCGGTAACATGGAAGCAGAAACAAAACAGTATTTTTACTGGATTGCTCTTGTGTTAACCACACCTGTAGTGCTTTATTCAGGAAGTGTTTTCTATCTTGGCGCTATTAAGGCGATCAGCGCTAAAACAGTAAATATGGAGGTCCCAGTCACACTTGCCATATTCGGCGCTTATATTGCTGGTATCAGAGCAACGCTATTAGAACAGGGCGAAGTCTACTTTGAATCCATCTGCATGTTCATATTCTTACTTTTGCTAAGTCGCTTTTTGGAACATAGAGGCCGTCACAAAGCAGCTCAGATTTCTGCGAACATGATGCAATACATTCCGGTGACTGCCACCGTGCTCAGCGACGACCAGACATTAACGCAGTGTCTTGCAAAAACGCTGACTGTAGGACAGGTAGTTTTGGTAAAGCCAGGGGAAACGATACCTATTGATGGTACGGTACTGAGCGGTCAAACAAGTGTGGACGAATCTATGCTTACCGGAGAATTCAATCCGGTGCATAAAAAAGAAGGAAGCGGTGTATTTGGTGGCACCGTAAATCAAAGTGGCAGTTTGACAATTCAGGTTACGCAAACTCTGAAACACGCGCTGGTGAACCAGATTATTCGCCTGCAAAGTACCGCTATGGCTACCAAACCTAAAGCAGCCAGAATGGCAGATACCGTGTCGCGCTACTTTGTCGTCGCCGTACTTGTTGTTGCCGCAGGTACCTTTACATTTTGGCATTTGCAGGGAAATGATCATGCTTTCTGGATCACCATTTCTGTTCTGGTTGCCACCTGTCCCTGCGCATTAGGTTTAGCCACACCTTCAGCCTTAACGTGCGCCATGGCTAAACTTAATCGTAACGGCATACTGTTGAAGCGAGCTGACGCGTTAGAGCAAATTACCGACGTTGATACTATCACTTTGGATAAGACCGGCACACTGACCGAAGGTAAATTTTCCATTACGCATAGCTGGTTTGCAGAGCCCGAACATCAACAATATATTATGCGAGTGGCTGCTACACTGGAATCCAGATCGGAGCATCCTATAGCTCTGGCCTTTCACGATTCGACACTTTTTGCCATTGAAGACTTCGCGGTTACCTCTGGCTACGGCGTTTCCGGAGTAGTTGATGGACAGCGCTATCAATTAGGCTCAGCAAGATTTGGTCCCCTTGTTGAAACGGAGTGGTCATTCGCGCCCAATGTTTTTCTGTTCAATGAGCAAGGTTGTGTAGCGGCGTTTCAAGTTACCGATGCAGTGAAACATGATGCCAAAGACGTTATAACCGAACTCAATGACAAGAGCTTAATTTTGCTCAGCGGAGACAGCCAGCAAAATGTTGAGCACATTGCTAAACTCTTAAATATTCCCGAAGCTGTGGGTAACCAAACGCCGGAACAAAAATACCGCTTTGTGGAAGAACGTCAGCGGCAGGGACGCAGGGTAATGATGCTGGGTGATGGCATTAATGATGCACCTGTGCTCGCCAGTGCTGATGTAGCGGTAGCGGTGGGAAATGCAACCGACATAGCCAAGAGCGCTGCCGATGTCATATTGTTAGGGGAACATTTAACCAGTCTGCCTCGGCTTTTTCGCGTGGCGGAAAAAACGCAACAAACTATTAAACAGAATATTGGCTGGGCAATTGCTTATAATCTGTTGGTACTACCATTCGCGATT
- a CDS encoding FixH family protein has translation MITPWYKQFWPWFLITVPIISFAVGGLMFHLASDTTDSLVVDDYYKEGKAINARLDKLEQARKLNITSDLKIHNDTIILEFHSGIPREGEALKLTFYHVTLKEKDTSVLLTRDASGLYRGTIDQPLEGKWHVTLTPLDESWKIQQSVTLPRADTIKFNP, from the coding sequence ATGATTACTCCCTGGTACAAACAGTTTTGGCCGTGGTTTCTTATTACAGTTCCCATTATTTCCTTTGCCGTGGGTGGGCTGATGTTTCATCTGGCTTCTGATACTACCGATAGTCTGGTGGTCGACGATTATTACAAAGAAGGGAAAGCGATTAACGCCAGACTGGACAAATTAGAGCAAGCTAGAAAGCTGAACATTACCAGTGATCTCAAAATACATAACGACACAATTATTCTTGAGTTCCATTCTGGTATTCCCCGCGAGGGCGAAGCTCTGAAACTGACGTTTTATCATGTAACATTGAAGGAGAAGGACACCAGCGTCTTATTGACCCGTGATGCCAGCGGCCTCTATCGAGGAACCATTGATCAGCCGCTGGAAGGAAAGTGGCATGTCACACTGACGCCTCTTGATGAATCATGGAAAATTCAACAGTCTGTTACCCTGCCCCGCGCTGACACAATAAAATTTAATCCGTAG
- a CDS encoding cbb3-type cytochrome oxidase subunit 3: protein MDQGTIGSIFTVVVFLCFIGIVWWAFAGRNKKDFDEAANLPFADEDKEKSDKDKQES, encoded by the coding sequence ATGGATCAAGGAACTATAGGCAGCATATTTACTGTCGTCGTTTTCCTCTGTTTTATAGGCATAGTATGGTGGGCTTTCGCCGGACGTAACAAAAAAGATTTCGACGAAGCCGCTAACCTTCCTTTTGCAGACGAAGATAAAGAAAAATCAGACAAAGATAAGCAGGAGTCTTGA
- the ccoP gene encoding cytochrome-c oxidase, cbb3-type subunit III, whose translation MSMFWTIWISVLTLGTIFGCYFLLRWCLSNNTGVAEGEPMGHSFDGIEEINNPLPKWWTILFYVTMVFGLVYLLLFPGLGSFDGLLDWKSSNQNIQSLEESEQARIQAKEEGILVEYDRELEFAAEKFDPIFEAYAQIPVEELAKDPEAIKVGQRMFLQNCSQCHGSDARGQRGFPNLTDNDWLYGGTGDKIVETIVNGRQAAMPAWLDAMGEQGINEVVEYVLGLSGRNVDDELAAKGKPRFAVCSACHGPDGKGNQALGAPNLTDNIWLYGSTHAIVTDTVSYGRNGVMPSFKDRLGEDKIHVVASYVYSLSH comes from the coding sequence ATGAGCATGTTTTGGACAATATGGATCTCTGTTCTCACACTGGGAACCATTTTTGGATGCTATTTCCTGTTACGTTGGTGCTTAAGCAACAACACAGGTGTAGCTGAAGGCGAACCAATGGGTCATTCATTTGACGGCATTGAAGAAATTAATAATCCGCTTCCTAAGTGGTGGACCATACTATTCTACGTAACCATGGTTTTTGGTTTGGTTTACTTGTTGCTGTTCCCTGGACTGGGGTCATTTGATGGTTTGCTGGATTGGAAAAGTTCGAATCAGAATATTCAGTCTTTAGAAGAATCAGAACAAGCGCGTATACAGGCAAAAGAAGAAGGTATTTTAGTAGAATATGATCGCGAACTGGAGTTTGCGGCAGAAAAATTCGATCCTATTTTTGAAGCCTATGCGCAAATCCCTGTCGAAGAGCTGGCAAAAGATCCCGAAGCCATAAAAGTTGGGCAACGCATGTTTTTGCAAAACTGTTCTCAGTGTCACGGATCTGATGCTCGTGGTCAGCGAGGCTTCCCTAATCTTACCGACAACGATTGGTTATACGGTGGAACCGGCGATAAAATCGTAGAGACCATTGTCAATGGTCGCCAGGCTGCAATGCCTGCGTGGCTGGATGCAATGGGTGAACAAGGCATTAACGAGGTTGTTGAATACGTACTTGGTCTAAGCGGCCGAAATGTAGATGACGAACTCGCCGCCAAAGGCAAACCACGCTTTGCTGTTTGCTCTGCTTGTCACGGCCCCGACGGAAAAGGTAATCAAGCATTGGGCGCTCCTAACCTCACCGACAATATTTGGTTATATGGCAGCACCCACGCCATTGTCACTGACACGGTAAGTTATGGTCGTAACGGCGTAATGCCTTCCTTTAAGGATCGCTTAGGCGAAGATAAAATCCACGTGGTCGCCTCTTACGTTTACAGCCTGTCTCATTAA